In the Mycolicibacter sp. MU0102 genome, one interval contains:
- a CDS encoding WS/DGAT/MGAT family O-acyltransferase translates to MQLMSPLDSVFLLTETREHPMHVGGLMLLEPPEGSGPEFVGEIYRGLLGARDLQPAFRKRPASLFGGISSLRWAFDDDVDLEYHVRRSALPVPGRVRDLLELTSRLHGSLLDRHRPLWEAHVVEGLADGRFAVYVKVHHSLIDGVSLLRLMRHTLSTDPRESELRTPWSVRPQSRPRPDSPSPLSELTSMVKGVAALGPSTVKLARAALLEQQLTLPFEAPRTMLNVKIGGARRCAAQSWPVERVIAVKRAAGVTLNDVVLAMCAGALRGYLDERSALPDHPLVAMVPVSLRTEAEADSGGNMVGTILCNLATDLEDPAQRLETISESMRRNKKVFSELPRTQALALSAANMAPLALAAIPGFVSAAKPPFNIVISNVPGPAEPLYWRGARLDGNYPMSIALDGQALNMTVVSNAGNLDFGLVGCRRSVPHLQRLLGHLNTALEDLEHAVGV, encoded by the coding sequence ATGCAGTTGATGTCACCGCTCGACTCGGTCTTTCTGCTGACCGAAACGCGTGAGCACCCTATGCACGTCGGCGGGCTGATGTTGTTGGAGCCGCCGGAGGGCTCCGGACCGGAATTCGTCGGCGAGATCTACCGGGGCCTGCTGGGCGCCCGTGATCTGCAGCCCGCGTTCCGGAAGCGTCCGGCGTCACTGTTCGGTGGCATCTCGAGCCTGCGCTGGGCCTTCGACGACGACGTCGACCTCGAGTACCACGTGCGGCGCTCGGCGCTGCCGGTACCCGGGCGAGTGCGCGACCTGTTGGAGCTGACCTCTCGGCTGCACGGCAGCCTGCTTGACCGGCACCGCCCGCTGTGGGAAGCCCACGTGGTGGAGGGGCTGGCCGACGGCCGGTTCGCGGTCTACGTCAAGGTCCACCACTCGCTGATCGACGGTGTCTCGCTGCTGCGGCTGATGCGCCACACGCTCTCGACCGACCCGCGGGAGTCGGAACTGCGCACCCCGTGGTCGGTCCGGCCCCAGTCACGGCCGCGCCCGGATTCTCCGTCTCCGTTGAGCGAACTGACCTCGATGGTCAAAGGCGTTGCCGCCCTGGGCCCGTCGACGGTGAAGCTGGCGCGTGCCGCACTGCTGGAGCAACAACTGACCCTGCCGTTCGAAGCGCCGCGCACCATGCTCAACGTCAAGATCGGCGGCGCCCGCCGATGTGCGGCGCAGTCCTGGCCGGTGGAGCGGGTGATCGCGGTCAAACGGGCGGCCGGCGTCACCCTCAACGATGTGGTGCTGGCGATGTGCGCCGGCGCGCTGCGTGGTTACCTCGATGAGCGCAGCGCCCTGCCGGACCATCCCCTGGTGGCGATGGTCCCGGTGAGCCTGCGCACCGAAGCCGAAGCCGACTCCGGGGGCAACATGGTCGGCACCATCTTGTGCAACCTGGCCACCGACCTCGAAGACCCGGCGCAGCGGCTGGAGACCATCAGCGAGTCGATGCGCCGCAACAAGAAGGTGTTCAGCGAACTGCCGCGCACCCAGGCGCTGGCGTTGTCGGCGGCCAACATGGCGCCGCTGGCCTTGGCGGCGATTCCCGGGTTCGTCTCGGCGGCCAAGCCACCGTTCAACATCGTCATCTCCAACGTGCCCGGCCCGGCCGAGCCGCTGTACTGGCGCGGTGCCCGCCTGGACGGCAACTATCCGATGTCGATCGCGTTGGACGGGCAGGCCCTGAACATGACCGTCGTCAGCAACGCCGGCAATCTCGATTTCGGGCTGGTCGGCTGCCGTCGCTCGGTTCCGCACCTGCAGCGCCTGCTCGGGCATTTGAACACCGCGCTGGAAGACCTGGAACACGCCGTGGGGGTGTGA
- a CDS encoding haloalkane dehalogenase → MQTLRTPDDRFAGLPDFAYPPQFCDLDDLDEDEPGGTLRVAWVQDGPEDGDPILMLHGEPSWSYLYRKMMPILAEAGYRVICPDLVGFGRSDKPIRAQDHTYARHVEWMRALAFDVLDLQNVTLVCQDWGGLIGLRVLAENPDRFSGVVVANTGLPTGDIPMPEVWWRFREAIQTAPTINVGWFVQAGCRRPMSEAVRAGYDAPFPDDSYCVGPRTMPSLIPTTPEDPAAPANRAAWAALCASQTPMLVAFSDGDPITGAMAPIFEREMVGAHGRAHPTIHDAGHFLQEDAGEELARHVLEFLRR, encoded by the coding sequence ATGCAGACCCTGCGCACGCCCGACGACAGGTTCGCCGGCCTCCCGGATTTCGCCTACCCGCCGCAGTTCTGCGACCTCGACGACCTGGACGAAGACGAGCCCGGCGGCACGCTGCGGGTGGCGTGGGTGCAAGACGGTCCTGAAGACGGGGACCCGATCCTGATGCTGCATGGCGAGCCGTCGTGGTCGTATCTGTACCGCAAGATGATGCCGATCCTGGCCGAGGCGGGGTATCGGGTCATCTGTCCGGACCTGGTCGGATTCGGCCGGTCCGACAAGCCGATCCGCGCGCAAGACCACACCTACGCGCGCCATGTCGAATGGATGCGTGCGCTGGCGTTCGACGTCCTCGACCTGCAGAACGTCACGTTGGTGTGCCAGGACTGGGGCGGGCTGATCGGGCTGCGGGTGCTGGCGGAGAACCCGGACCGGTTCAGTGGCGTCGTCGTGGCCAACACCGGTCTGCCCACCGGGGACATTCCGATGCCGGAGGTCTGGTGGCGCTTTCGGGAGGCGATCCAGACCGCACCGACGATCAACGTCGGTTGGTTCGTGCAGGCCGGATGCCGCCGGCCGATGAGTGAGGCTGTGCGGGCCGGCTACGACGCCCCGTTCCCCGACGACAGTTATTGCGTCGGTCCCCGGACCATGCCGTCGCTGATCCCGACCACGCCCGAGGATCCGGCGGCCCCGGCCAACCGGGCGGCGTGGGCTGCGCTGTGCGCCTCGCAGACCCCGATGCTGGTCGCGTTCAGTGACGGCGACCCGATCACCGGCGCCATGGCGCCCATCTTCGAGCGCGAGATGGTCGGGGCACACGGCCGAGCGCACCCGACGATCCACGACGCCGGGCACTTCCTGCAAGAGGATGCCGGCGAGGAACTCGCCCGCCACGTCCTGGAGTTCCTGCGGCGCTGA
- a CDS encoding ATP-dependent DNA ligase — protein MDPMDLPVAPPVAPMLAKAAAKVPGEGEEPGRWSYEPKWDGFRVIVFRDGDDVLLQSRNGKPLSRYFPELLEALRAETAPRCVLDGEVVVPRQIGGRTRLDWDSLSQRIHPAESRVRLLAQQTPAQFIAFDALATGSASLLDEPFRVRRDALSDLITGGASCHITRATADPEQATRWLTTFEGAGLDGVVAKRTDGPYLPGKREMVKVKHHRDADCVVMGYRIHKSGAGIGSLLLGLYRPDGELAMVGGSSAFTDADRLKLQAELEPLRVGDIREGEASRWNSAADKQWVPIRPERVAEVAYDQMEGDRFRHTVKLLRWRPDRDPASCTFEQLEAPLNYDLADVLET, from the coding sequence ATGGACCCCATGGACCTTCCCGTGGCTCCGCCGGTAGCCCCGATGCTCGCCAAGGCAGCCGCCAAGGTTCCGGGTGAGGGCGAGGAGCCGGGGCGGTGGTCCTACGAACCCAAATGGGATGGCTTTCGTGTCATTGTGTTTCGCGACGGCGATGACGTGCTGCTGCAGTCCCGCAACGGCAAACCGCTGAGCCGCTACTTCCCGGAGCTGCTGGAGGCGCTGCGCGCCGAGACCGCCCCGCGTTGTGTGCTCGACGGCGAGGTGGTGGTGCCGCGGCAGATCGGCGGGCGGACCCGGCTGGACTGGGATTCGCTGAGCCAGCGGATTCACCCCGCCGAGAGCCGGGTGCGGTTACTGGCGCAGCAGACCCCGGCGCAGTTCATCGCCTTCGACGCGCTGGCCACCGGTTCGGCGTCGCTGCTCGACGAGCCGTTTCGGGTGCGACGCGATGCGCTGTCCGATCTGATCACCGGCGGCGCCAGCTGTCACATCACCCGGGCCACCGCGGACCCCGAGCAGGCCACCCGCTGGCTCACCACGTTCGAAGGCGCCGGGCTGGACGGGGTGGTAGCCAAGCGGACCGACGGGCCGTATCTGCCCGGCAAGCGCGAGATGGTCAAGGTCAAACACCACCGGGACGCCGACTGCGTGGTGATGGGATACCGCATCCACAAGAGCGGCGCCGGCATCGGTTCGCTGCTGTTGGGGCTGTATCGCCCCGACGGCGAGCTGGCGATGGTGGGCGGTTCGTCGGCGTTCACCGATGCCGATCGGCTCAAACTTCAGGCCGAGCTGGAGCCGCTGCGCGTCGGTGACATCCGCGAGGGCGAGGCCAGCCGATGGAACTCTGCCGCCGACAAGCAGTGGGTCCCGATCCGGCCCGAGCGGGTCGCCGAGGTCGCCTACGACCAGATGGAAGGGGACCGCTTCCGGCACACCGTGAAGCTGCTGCGGTGGCGCCCCGACCGGGACCCGGCCAGCTGCACGTTCGAACAGCTCGAGGCGCCGCTGAACTACGACCTCGCCGACGTACTGGAGACCTGA
- the tnpB gene encoding IS607 family element RNA-guided endonuclease TnpB, protein MARFEIPEGCWVQAFRFTLDPTEDQARALARHFGARRKAYNWAVAVLKADTRAWRETGVEAAKPSLQSLRKRWNQAKDGVCVNAETGVVWWPECSKEAYADGVAGAVDAYWNWQQSRSGARTGKRVGFPRFKRKGRDADRVSFTTGAMRVEPDRRHLTLPVIGTVRTHENTRRIERLIRAGRARVLAMTVRRNGTRLDVSVRVVVQRPQQPHTARPGSRVGVDVGVRRLATVADADGNVIERVPNPRPLEAALKAMRHVSRARSRCRKGSRRYRERSTEMSRLHRRVNDVRTHHLHVLTTRLAKTHGRIVMEGLDAAGMLRQKGLPGARARRRGLSDAALGTPRRHLSYKTRWYGSQLVVADRWFPSSKTCHACRHVQDIGWAEHWQCDSCSAFHQRDDCAAVNLARYEEPNSVVGPVGAAVKRGADRKTRRSRAGGCEARKGRSREAAEQPRDGVQVA, encoded by the coding sequence ATGGCGCGCTTCGAGATCCCCGAAGGCTGTTGGGTACAGGCTTTCCGGTTCACTTTGGACCCGACCGAAGATCAGGCCCGCGCGTTGGCTAGGCATTTCGGTGCTCGCCGTAAGGCATATAACTGGGCTGTGGCGGTTCTGAAAGCCGATACCAGGGCGTGGCGTGAGACTGGTGTCGAGGCGGCGAAACCGTCGCTGCAGTCACTGCGTAAACGCTGGAATCAGGCCAAAGACGGCGTGTGTGTCAACGCCGAGACCGGGGTTGTGTGGTGGCCGGAGTGCTCGAAGGAGGCGTACGCCGACGGGGTGGCCGGTGCTGTGGATGCGTACTGGAACTGGCAGCAGAGCCGATCTGGCGCGCGCACCGGTAAGCGGGTGGGTTTCCCGCGGTTCAAGCGCAAGGGCCGTGACGCCGATCGAGTGTCGTTCACGACTGGGGCGATGCGCGTCGAGCCTGACCGCCGGCACTTAACCTTGCCGGTCATTGGCACTGTTCGTACGCATGAGAACACCCGCCGGATTGAACGGCTCATCCGAGCGGGGCGGGCGCGGGTCCTGGCGATGACGGTGCGGCGCAACGGTACGCGGCTGGACGTGTCGGTTCGGGTGGTGGTGCAACGCCCCCAACAGCCCCATACCGCCCGTCCCGGCTCGCGGGTGGGGGTCGACGTCGGGGTGCGCCGACTGGCCACCGTCGCCGACGCTGACGGCAATGTGATTGAGCGGGTGCCCAATCCGCGACCGCTCGAAGCGGCACTCAAAGCAATGCGGCACGTCAGTCGTGCCCGCTCCCGGTGTAGGAAAGGCTCGCGCCGCTATCGTGAGCGCAGCACCGAGATGTCCCGGCTGCATCGCCGGGTCAACGATGTTCGCACCCATCACCTGCACGTCCTGACCACACGGTTGGCCAAAACTCACGGCCGCATCGTGATGGAAGGGTTGGATGCGGCGGGGATGCTGCGGCAAAAGGGCCTGCCGGGGGCCCGCGCTCGTCGGCGCGGACTCTCCGATGCGGCTCTGGGCACACCGCGCCGGCACCTGTCCTACAAGACACGCTGGTACGGGTCACAACTGGTGGTCGCTGACCGCTGGTTTCCGTCGTCGAAAACCTGTCATGCCTGCCGGCATGTGCAGGACATCGGCTGGGCTGAACACTGGCAATGCGACTCGTGTTCAGCCTTCCATCAGCGTGATGATTGCGCCGCTGTGAACCTCGCGCGCTACGAGGAACCCAATAGCGTCGTCGGCCCAGTTGGGGCCGCCGTCAAGCGTGGAGCCGACCGTAAGACCCGGCGTAGCCGGGCCGGTGGCTGTGAAGCGCGGAAGGGACGCAGCCGCGAGGCTGCCGAACAACCCCGAGACGGGGTGCAAGTCGCGTGA
- a CDS encoding DNA polymerase domain-containing protein, which translates to MAGSEELDVDGTAVRFTSGDKVYFSRLGAGGTKRALADYYLAVAGGPLLHALADRPSHLQRFPDGIDGDEVYQKRLPRGRPDSLQSCQVTFPSGRTAEVLKVTRPADVLWAVQMSTVTFHPWPVRCPDTDHPDELRIDLDPQPGTGFAEARAVALKVVRPLLDELGLIGYVKTSGGRGLHVYLRIKTDWDFIEVRRAGIALAREIERRAPDAVTASWWKEERGARIFVDFNQNARDRTMASAYSVRATPIATVSTPLTWDELADGADPDDYTISTVPELIADRGDPWSTIDDLEQSLEPLLDMVASDEARGLGDMPYPPNYPKMPGEPKRVQPSRDTDSHRGN; encoded by the coding sequence ATGGCCGGCTCCGAGGAGTTAGATGTCGATGGCACCGCCGTCCGGTTCACCAGCGGCGACAAGGTGTACTTCTCCCGGTTGGGCGCCGGCGGCACCAAGCGGGCGCTGGCCGACTACTACCTGGCGGTGGCGGGCGGACCGCTGCTGCACGCCCTGGCCGACCGGCCCAGCCATCTGCAGCGGTTCCCCGACGGCATCGATGGCGACGAGGTCTACCAGAAGCGCCTGCCGCGGGGGCGTCCGGACAGTCTGCAGTCCTGCCAGGTGACGTTCCCGTCCGGTCGCACCGCAGAGGTCCTCAAGGTCACCCGGCCCGCCGACGTCCTGTGGGCTGTGCAGATGAGCACGGTGACCTTCCATCCCTGGCCGGTGCGCTGCCCGGATACCGACCACCCCGACGAACTGCGCATCGACCTGGACCCGCAGCCGGGCACCGGCTTCGCCGAGGCGCGTGCGGTCGCGCTCAAGGTGGTGCGCCCGCTGCTCGACGAACTCGGGCTCATCGGCTACGTCAAGACCTCCGGCGGCCGCGGACTGCACGTCTATCTGCGGATCAAGACCGACTGGGACTTCATCGAGGTCCGCCGGGCAGGTATCGCGCTGGCTCGCGAGATTGAGCGACGCGCACCGGACGCGGTCACTGCCTCGTGGTGGAAGGAAGAACGTGGCGCGCGGATCTTCGTCGACTTCAACCAGAACGCCCGCGACCGCACCATGGCATCGGCCTATTCGGTGCGGGCCACGCCTATCGCCACCGTCTCCACGCCGTTGACGTGGGATGAGTTGGCCGACGGCGCCGATCCGGACGACTACACCATCAGTACGGTGCCCGAGCTGATCGCTGATCGCGGTGACCCGTGGAGCACCATCGACGACCTCGAACAATCCCTCGAGCCGTTGCTCGACATGGTGGCTTCCGACGAAGCCCGCGGACTGGGGGACATGCCCTACCCGCCGAATTACCCGAAGATGCCGGGCGAACCCAAGCGGGTGCAGCCCAGTCGGGATACCGATTCGCATAGGGGCAACTAG
- a CDS encoding DUF302 domain-containing protein, with amino-acid sequence MSVAMSTAVTGADFDAVTEKTREVLKDNGFGVLTEIDMQATLKAKLGEQMERYLILGACNPPLAHRAVTAEKRIGVLLPCNIVVREDTEHPGTVLVEAMNPQLMAQVIDNPALAAIADEVSEKIRTVIDTLSVALRTT; translated from the coding sequence ATGTCCGTGGCAATGAGCACCGCAGTGACCGGCGCTGATTTCGACGCAGTTACTGAGAAGACCCGAGAGGTTTTGAAGGACAACGGTTTCGGCGTTCTTACCGAGATCGACATGCAAGCAACACTGAAAGCCAAGCTCGGTGAACAGATGGAGCGCTACCTGATCCTGGGTGCCTGCAATCCGCCGCTGGCGCACCGGGCCGTGACCGCCGAGAAGCGCATCGGGGTGCTGCTGCCCTGCAACATCGTGGTCCGCGAAGACACCGAGCATCCGGGCACGGTGCTGGTGGAGGCCATGAATCCGCAACTGATGGCCCAGGTCATCGACAATCCGGCTTTGGCGGCAATCGCCGACGAAGTGAGCGAGAAAATCCGCACCGTCATCGATACGCTGTCGGTTGCCTTGCGCACCACCTGA
- a CDS encoding TetR family transcriptional regulator, which translates to MRQATFQRARSDEKKRQRAEALMEAARSVALETGVASVTLTAVASRAGVHYSAVRRYFSSHKEVLLRLAAESWEHWSATVCTALREPGPMSAARVAATLTSGLVADPLFCDMLANLHLHLEHEVDADRVIEVRRRSSTAGLAMADAIERALPDLGKEGALDLLLASYSLAAPLWQIAHPPADLAEAYSAETQVPPDWNLDFTTALTRLLTATCVGLLRQE; encoded by the coding sequence GTGCGCCAGGCGACCTTCCAACGCGCCCGCAGCGACGAGAAGAAGCGTCAGCGGGCCGAAGCGCTGATGGAGGCGGCGCGTTCGGTGGCATTGGAGACCGGTGTCGCCTCGGTGACCCTGACGGCTGTCGCAAGCCGCGCCGGAGTGCACTATTCCGCGGTGCGGCGTTATTTCAGCTCGCACAAAGAGGTGCTGCTGCGTCTGGCCGCCGAAAGCTGGGAACACTGGTCAGCCACCGTCTGCACGGCGCTGCGCGAGCCCGGTCCGATGTCTGCCGCACGGGTCGCGGCGACCCTGACCAGCGGATTGGTCGCCGACCCACTGTTCTGCGACATGCTGGCGAATCTGCACCTGCATCTGGAGCACGAGGTCGATGCCGACCGGGTGATCGAGGTTCGCCGTCGGAGCTCCACGGCGGGATTGGCCATGGCCGACGCCATCGAGCGTGCCCTGCCCGACCTCGGCAAGGAAGGCGCGTTAGACCTGCTGCTGGCCTCGTACTCACTGGCGGCGCCGTTATGGCAGATCGCCCACCCGCCGGCGGACCTCGCCGAGGCCTACTCCGCGGAGACCCAGGTTCCGCCTGATTGGAATCTGGACTTCACCACGGCTTTGACCCGGCTGCTCACCGCCACCTGCGTCGGGCTGCTACGCCAGGAGTGA
- a CDS encoding NUDIX domain-containing protein — protein MAKRSAGVLVYRSSADGGVEVLIAHPGGPFWARKDDGAWSIPKGEQPEGEDPWDTARREFAEELGLPPPDGERADLGEVRQAGGKVVTAFAVRGDLDVTDARSNTFELEWPPRSGQRREFPEVDRVGWFSVAQARIKLLAGQRPLLDRLVDYLGSEP, from the coding sequence GTGGCCAAGCGCAGCGCCGGGGTACTGGTGTACCGGTCGAGCGCCGACGGCGGAGTCGAGGTGTTGATCGCCCATCCCGGTGGACCGTTCTGGGCGCGCAAGGACGACGGGGCCTGGTCGATTCCCAAGGGCGAACAACCCGAGGGTGAGGACCCGTGGGACACCGCACGACGTGAATTCGCCGAGGAGCTTGGCCTGCCGCCGCCGGATGGCGAGCGAGCAGATCTGGGTGAGGTGCGCCAGGCCGGCGGAAAGGTGGTCACGGCGTTCGCCGTGCGCGGCGACCTCGACGTGACCGACGCCCGCAGCAACACATTCGAATTGGAGTGGCCTCCGCGGTCGGGACAACGACGGGAGTTTCCTGAAGTCGACCGGGTCGGCTGGTTCTCGGTGGCCCAGGCGCGAATCAAGTTGTTGGCCGGGCAGCGGCCCCTCCTCGACCGATTGGTCGACTACCTGGGGTCTGAGCCTTAA
- a CDS encoding fatty acyl-AMP ligase: MAEHFMPNAHTLVDMLRLQADRYGDKVAFKFAPDGNNVTASLTYRELDDKARAVGADLQRQGAAGQRVLAICRPGLDSIISIFGCFYAGAIAVPVDTPLARLKLVAPDAQATFAVATSTTQTQLQMAAADVPGMSALRWCAIDQAVAPETWQAPDIDPSSTAMIQYTSGSTKSPKGVVVTHGNLMHNLESIRRAYHGNEDETCVYFLPQQHDMGLIGGVLEMIYVGCTTVLMSPIVFFQRPMAWLEAMSRFRANTTAAPNSAYRLCVKQSTPEQRAALDLSHWTTAASSSEPISASTIQEFADAFAPAGFRIEAFLACYGLAEATLLVSADPTPGVAGVRYVDSKALSENRTVDVDATTDAVAVVSCGPPVYGQRVVIADPETRRLLGPDEVGEIWVSGPSVGQGYWDRPIENAHSFAGFLSDTGEGPFLRTGDMGFLCQGEVFVTGRWKDLITIGDSNYFPNYIEPTVQDSHPALLPDRGAVFAVQPKPNADSRLVIVQELDYRQQVAESDYAAIMESIRASVSEQHGLDAHDVLLVPAMRVPTTSSGKIQRSECRRQFLAGELNALAQWHAPAAPAVRHPQAPEGTGASTLARMIVSSLAQRRQQPGTPPNPANN; the protein is encoded by the coding sequence ATGGCCGAGCATTTCATGCCGAACGCACACACGCTGGTGGACATGCTGCGGTTACAGGCGGACCGGTACGGGGACAAGGTCGCGTTCAAATTCGCCCCCGACGGCAATAACGTCACGGCCAGCCTGACATATCGGGAACTCGACGACAAAGCTCGGGCAGTTGGAGCCGATCTCCAGCGGCAGGGCGCTGCCGGGCAAAGGGTGCTGGCGATCTGTCGGCCGGGCCTGGACAGCATCATCAGCATCTTCGGCTGCTTTTACGCTGGGGCGATCGCGGTGCCCGTCGACACGCCGCTGGCCCGCCTGAAGCTGGTCGCGCCCGATGCGCAGGCCACCTTCGCGGTGGCAACCTCCACCACCCAAACCCAACTTCAGATGGCGGCCGCCGATGTGCCCGGCATGTCGGCGCTGCGGTGGTGCGCCATCGACCAAGCCGTCGCCCCCGAAACGTGGCAGGCGCCCGACATCGACCCGAGCAGCACGGCGATGATCCAGTACACCTCCGGTTCGACAAAGTCACCCAAGGGTGTGGTGGTGACGCACGGCAACCTCATGCACAACCTGGAATCCATCCGGCGGGCCTACCACGGCAACGAGGATGAGACGTGCGTCTACTTCCTGCCGCAGCAGCATGACATGGGGCTGATCGGCGGGGTCCTGGAGATGATCTACGTCGGCTGCACCACCGTATTGATGTCGCCGATCGTCTTCTTCCAGCGGCCGATGGCGTGGCTGGAAGCGATGTCTCGGTTCCGCGCCAACACGACTGCAGCACCCAACAGCGCCTACCGGTTGTGCGTCAAACAAAGCACCCCCGAGCAGCGTGCGGCACTGGATCTGTCGCACTGGACCACCGCCGCGAGCAGTTCCGAACCGATCAGTGCATCGACCATTCAGGAGTTCGCCGACGCGTTCGCTCCGGCGGGATTCCGCATTGAGGCGTTTCTCGCGTGCTATGGCCTGGCCGAGGCCACCCTGCTGGTCTCCGCAGACCCCACTCCTGGGGTCGCCGGCGTCCGCTACGTGGACAGCAAGGCGCTGAGCGAGAACCGCACCGTCGACGTCGACGCCACCACCGACGCTGTCGCAGTGGTCAGCTGCGGCCCACCGGTGTACGGCCAACGGGTCGTGATCGCCGACCCGGAGACTCGCCGCCTACTGGGACCGGACGAGGTCGGCGAGATCTGGGTGTCCGGCCCCAGTGTTGGGCAGGGGTATTGGGATCGGCCGATAGAGAACGCACACAGCTTCGCCGGTTTCCTGTCGGACACCGGTGAAGGCCCCTTCCTGCGGACCGGCGACATGGGATTCCTGTGCCAGGGTGAGGTATTCGTCACCGGGCGCTGGAAAGACCTCATCACCATCGGCGACAGCAATTACTTCCCGAACTACATCGAGCCGACTGTGCAGGACAGCCATCCGGCGTTGCTGCCCGACCGCGGCGCGGTCTTCGCGGTGCAACCGAAACCGAATGCCGACAGCCGCCTGGTGATCGTGCAGGAACTGGACTATCGGCAGCAGGTCGCCGAGAGCGACTATGCCGCAATCATGGAGTCCATCCGCGCGTCGGTCAGCGAACAGCACGGTTTGGACGCCCATGACGTATTGCTGGTTCCCGCGATGCGGGTGCCCACCACCTCAAGCGGCAAGATCCAACGGAGCGAATGCCGGCGACAGTTCCTCGCCGGCGAACTCAATGCGCTGGCGCAGTGGCATGCTCCGGCCGCGCCGGCGGTACGGCACCCGCAGGCACCCGAAGGAACCGGCGCGAGCACGCTGGCCCGGATGATCGTTTCCAGCTTGGCGCAGCGCCGTCAGCAGCCAGGAACACCGCCAAATCCCGCCAACAATTAA
- a CDS encoding MmpS family protein: MLSRVWIPLVILAVVCVAAFAVTRIHGLFGSEKRPSYSDGQNDETKPFNPKRLTYEIFGPPGTVADISYFDVNSEPQRVQDAVLPWHLEIVTTLPAVVGSLMAQGNSNSIGCRISVDGEVKAERISNEVNAYTFCLLKAA, encoded by the coding sequence GTGCTGAGCCGGGTGTGGATACCCCTGGTGATCTTGGCAGTGGTCTGTGTCGCCGCATTCGCCGTGACGCGCATCCACGGCCTGTTCGGCTCTGAGAAGCGCCCCTCCTATTCCGACGGTCAGAACGACGAAACCAAACCGTTCAACCCCAAGCGGTTGACCTACGAAATCTTCGGCCCGCCAGGAACGGTGGCTGACATCAGCTACTTCGACGTCAACTCCGAACCGCAACGCGTCCAGGACGCCGTCCTGCCGTGGCATCTCGAAATCGTCACCACCCTTCCCGCGGTAGTGGGAAGCCTCATGGCCCAAGGCAATAGCAACAGCATCGGCTGCCGCATCAGCGTGGACGGAGAAGTGAAGGCGGAACGGATCTCCAACGAGGTCAACGCCTACACCTTCTGCCTGTTGAAGGCGGCATGA
- a CDS encoding Rv3717 family N-acetylmuramoyl-L-alanine amidase: MRRRAVVCVASAACLLAAGIVAPAAPADPAVAGKTVFLDPGHSGANDASIARQVPNGRGGTKPCQTSGTAAADGYPEHSLNWDVTNRIRSELERLGVHTELSRGDDTSVGPCIDARAAAANAAHPDAIVSIHADGGPASGRGFHVNYSSPALNDAQSGPAVVLAGDIRDSLTAAGIPQSSYLGAEGMYGRADLAGLNLAEYPAVLVELGNMRSAQDAALLESADGRAQYAAAVTSGIVAYLSR, from the coding sequence GTGCGCCGGCGGGCCGTTGTCTGTGTCGCCTCGGCCGCGTGCTTGCTCGCGGCCGGTATTGTCGCGCCCGCCGCTCCGGCAGATCCCGCCGTTGCCGGCAAGACGGTGTTTCTGGACCCCGGGCACAGCGGCGCCAACGACGCCTCGATCGCCCGGCAGGTTCCCAACGGGCGCGGCGGCACCAAGCCCTGCCAGACCAGCGGAACCGCCGCCGCCGATGGCTACCCCGAGCACAGCCTGAACTGGGACGTGACCAACCGGATCCGGTCCGAACTCGAACGGCTGGGCGTGCACACCGAACTCTCACGCGGCGACGACACCTCGGTAGGCCCGTGCATCGACGCGCGCGCCGCTGCGGCCAATGCCGCGCATCCGGACGCGATCGTGTCCATCCACGCCGACGGCGGGCCCGCCTCGGGCCGCGGGTTTCACGTCAACTACTCCAGTCCGGCGCTCAACGACGCCCAGTCCGGACCGGCGGTGGTGCTGGCCGGCGACATTCGGGATTCCTTGACGGCCGCGGGAATTCCCCAGTCCAGCTACCTCGGCGCCGAGGGCATGTACGGGCGAGCGGATCTGGCCGGGCTGAATCTGGCCGAGTATCCGGCGGTGCTGGTCGAGCTGGGCAACATGCGTAGTGCCCAGGACGCGGCGCTGCTGGAAAGTGCCGACGGGCGAGCGCAGTACGCCGCGGCGGTCACCAGCGGGATCGTGGCCTACCTCAGCAGGTGA